The nucleotide window TAATTTTTTTTATGATTAATACTTACTTGTAAAAGTACAAAAAATAGGGAAAAAGACCTAATGTTAATTTAATGTTACGTAATTGTTGTTTAAGTGTAAAATTATATATATATTTGTAATGTTAGTGTTAATGATTAAAATGATAGACATGAAAAAAATAATTATTTTAGCTTGTATCTTAGCTGTTTCAGTATTACAAGCACAGGTAGGACCTAAGTTTGAGAAAGCAGGAGATTTAGTTAAAGCTACTTATTTTTATAAAGATGGAAAGGTTAAAGAACAAGGTTTTTTTTAAAGATAAGAAATTAACTGGCACTTGGATTACTTTTAGTAAAGAAGGTAATAAAACTGCAATAGCTCACTATAAAGCTGGTAAAAAAGTTGGAAAGTGGTTTATGTGGCAAAAGGATGGATTAAAAGAGATTGATTATGAAAACAATGCAATAGCTAGTGTTCAGAATTGGAAAGATGATACTAAGATTGCAGTTAAATAGCACTTAATTTATTTCAAATAGATAAAAAATCCGAGTATATATGTACTCGGATTTTTATTTTCTACCAAAATCAGCTGGAATTTCTCCCCATGCTTTCGTTTCCCATTTTAAAATAGTTACTTCTACAGGGTTTTTATGTAACCAACTTTCTGCTCGTTTTATTAACTCTAAAATATCTTTATTGGTATTATTAAATTGAACGTTTGTTTTACATTGTTTTTTTTTAATCCAACCAATAGCAATTTTTGAATCTGAATAAATAGGAATATTTTTTATTTTTTTATTTTTTAGTAAAGCTATTCCATGAACTAATGCTAAAAACTCACCAATATTATTTGTGCCGTTTTTAAAAGGCCCCATTTTAAAAATTTCTTTTTTATTATGTGTCAAAACACCTCTGTATTCCATTATACCTGGGTTTCCTGCACACGCAGCATCTACCGAAATACTTTCTAAAATAGGTGTTCCATATTTCTCTTTCTCACTGTTTGAT belongs to Tenacibaculum sp. MAR_2010_89 and includes:
- a CDS encoding viroplasmin family protein, giving the protein MGKKKYYVVWKGKKTGIFSSWSECKKQIHSYDGAQYKAFIDKKEAEIAFKKSYSDYKGLNTKKKVLSNSEKEKYGTPILESISVDAACAGNPGIMEYRGVLTHNKKEIFKMGPFKNGTNNIGEFLALVHGIALLKNKKIKNIPIYSDSKIAIGWIKKKQCKTNVQFNNTNKDILELIKRAESWLHKNPVEVTILKWETKAWGEIPADFGRK